Genomic segment of Apium graveolens cultivar Ventura chromosome 7, ASM990537v1, whole genome shotgun sequence:
ttccaagcctccaccatcattaagaacacatctcaagctttcaagaaaggtaaaaatctttggcccaactttatttaagattcatttttaagatccatttagtatgtggtagtaaacctagcttcatcatgagtggtattgatgaaatcttggtgtttaagttaagtagatttaaggttgattgttgttgactcaagaacatgatattcttgagaagagtttgtgtgttgatgatgatatgatgattgttggtggttgtgttaagagtttgggtgtaaacgaaaccccgatcgtaaacgtaacttcgttaaaaccaacaaatcgtaactttaagtttatGCAGAAAGTACCGAAGTTGTAAACTATAGTTttttgaaaaataacctttgtttaggatagaaaagtttataaggatcttttaggcacttgaatcgcttgattctgatttacggatcaaaagttatggccgttttactaaaagtgatttacgcgacaaaaactgctatgaattacaaactttgaaaatataaaggatcgacttaaaagtgttcataaattatgaaatttttacagagagtaacatattgagtttactaactttcataaaaatttaaagtaaaaataaatatttttcaattttataaaaatgtcggagccgagaccgcgcgagtagaaaccgtgataatccataagcggagccgacgacgataatgagaatgaacctaagatacttagaaaaataaagtgaccataatgtgaataatgacttaaaggaataataagggtagtataagtcgagagggtgcataataagtagcacatgagtgcgagtcgccgtaaattagaacgggacctaacgaaatgaattgtgttatggttatagatttccgagcagaacctagagcatcctccacctcgagatacccaggtaagtttacgaacccaactccattttactgttgtattgtgaaaggattgttttactatcattgcataaataccatgcttgccatgatacgtagttgttaaATTTTCGCATAATAaagcgatgttgtacgataagtatattttgtgaaatgtttattccgctttaagcgtgacatattataagaccgagagtcggtcgggatttaagataaaacccgggaatcattccggtgatattatagggcgattataagtccatagtagtacgttttaaatggactcatcgtccacttacgaaatattaaaatatctAGAACTTTTATttaaacgatttcccaacgatcatattacctcaactatatttatggtttgaataataaatacgatatacttattcctttatatgggagtagtatactccaacgattatttatttcaaacccgattaatcattatagattattaattatatagacacaaactagttgaggaatattattttaaatattcttttagagaggaaactcattcgaggtttaattatttatcgactattatttaattaattattattcttaaagggtttattattgatttaagaATCATAGATCctaatttaaaatatactttctgatttcagaatatcattcgaataattttagatcgtcggtgaatattatccagacttatttaatatgttgaatatagtttcaaggagaaacttttcccccttattaattatctgttgacaacggtcaactcacatccttagtacttcctccgaaattctcggaagtacgtatatacatatatacacttatatcttagagagataagctatttatatccacaagcaaaacgcttggggaacttcgatgtggttcgagttctcgagattgatagaattcttttaaaggacaagggaggggtagactctggtactatgtgtgctagatgaactaccaaaggtaccgcaggcgaaggtactctgtgtactcaggaacttgtgaagtatgtatatacccaaaaatgggacccgtagcccgaatgcggcaatggtgataaccgggatacgaaggtgtcgtccttctactagtagaaaaggttactattatcgtattacgacttATCATCATATACGGTGGCTCTAACGAGTGTCCtaaatcttccaattggaattgagatgcaataccgtaacccaagcctaggtggtGGGATcactattaaggtattcgcaggatattaaaatcccttaaagaattgttttcataagaagatGTGTATCACCAaagaaaactattttcgaataaaacataattatcatatatgatgttatcatacagtcattttcatactgtacattattatgctgggcattatagctcacacttgttttcttaaattgacacaacacaacagtgaattaAGATGCTTGTcatgagaaccacaaccaggaaacgggtaggaaatggccagctgttccgtagattgtttggtacTGTACCACatgtagtcagaataagctggattagttttcagttgtttatagttcgacttatttataagtatgacttatgtaaggtaagaaacaagaaacgtatatttggccggcagactagccttacttaaaggtcactccccgataagattaattacttttgggttgtaataattatcacttgatggttgacaattactctagttatgatggttcatttccaagacaataacctgtaagtgtgtgtgtgtgataagtatggggtcgtgaagcgtgagtatttatatactgTAGTATGAattgtgtgagtttagatggcgtggcctccgagactcctgaccccgggttttggggcgccacacacaccatcaactctattggcaTCCCTAGTCCACCTCCGTTTCACAAAATATTCCGGTAATTCGGCCACACACCTCTTTGTCAACACGATAATAATATGACGACACGACATGCCCGAATGCTCAAACATTCTACATATGCAAGAACCCCGAAATGACAACTTATAGAAGGTAACGAGATAAGTGGTTCTCTTAGACTCAACCATTAATGGTCGATAACATTTATAGTACGTATCCTCCACATCTTCAAAGGAACGGTCTCTATCCTTCTCCATAAAGTACTTTGCGGCCTCAACCAATTGGTCTTGAAATTTTTTGAACATATCTTTCGTATAAATGGAAGCGGCATGTTGCTCCAAGGCGGTCTTCAGTCGCATGTAACAAATTTTATGATGTGTATTATAATCCTCTTCTTTCTCACGCATAAATTGTCTTTCTAACGCTTTTTGTGCACCCTCAACAAATTCTTTCAACCCCATGCAAGACCCTACATAAGCATCAAAAAACGCATTCATTCCTTCGCTTCTTGAAGTTGTTTTTTGACCCGCGAAAAAAATGTTACGTGTATAAGCATCGATCCACTTATGCTTCAAATTATACAAGCCTTGCAACCATGTATTATCCTCCAACTTGTACTTCAAGATCAATGCTTTCCACCTATCCTCAAAAATTTCTTCGGTCAACGAGTGATATATGCAATTGTTGAAGTCACCTTTAAATTCCTCCTTTGCATAGTAGGTTGAGAGCTTCTCCGGAAATTTGTTACTAATGTGCCACAAACACAACAAATGTGTCATGTTCGGTAGTTGAGATTGAATTTCCCCCACCATCGCTTGATCTTGATCGGTGATAATAGCCAAATGTGCTTTTCCTTCAACGACCTCTAACCAAGTACCAAAAACCCACTCAAATGTAGTCTTCAATTCATCACGCATTAGTACAAATCCAAAGAGAACCGACTGATAATGATGATTCACCCCGGTGAACGGCACAAACGGCATAACATACCTATTTGTTCAATATGTTGTATCAAATGCAACCACATCGCCTAAATTTTTGGAGGCCAACAACGACCGGGGGTCAACCCATAAAATATACTACAATCTTCCTTCTTCATCAAATAAAGTCCGAATAAAAAAATTTCCTCCACTTTCCACTTCTAACCTATGTAACAAATCCAAGTCCGCTTGCGCATCATTCACACCCAAATTATCTTTTCTAAAATCTCGCACGACATTTCTCAAGTGTTGGGCATGACACCCTACTTACTCCTCTCCTCCGTGCATTTTTCCAAATATATTCATTTGTTGTCTAGGCGCAATACCCGAAACATGTAAATTCTTAATTAAATTCTTTTGGCCGGCGGTTACATGTCGCTCCTTTTTAATCAAATTCATCTTAGAAGGCGACACAACATCGTGATTGTGATTTAACTCCAACGATGTTATCTCCCAATGCCTTGTATTTCGCCTATTAATCACATAGATCCTAAACTTACATCCACTTCTAGGAAGTTTATCTCTACGCCTTTTCTTCTTCTCACTACCGACACTTCCTATCAAAACTTCTTCATCCTCTACGGGTTCTTTATCGCGGTTTTCTCCCGCTAAATTACAAACATAAGTACGGACATATATTGTTTTGTCCACACGCCTTTGTGTATTTTGGATTTTAATTGCAAACCCGTTTTTCAAAGCGTAGGCCCTAATTACATTTTCGGCGGCTACCAAATTAGGAAAATTTTGACTCAAGAAAGGAATTACAATATCTTCTTCCCCAACAACACTCTTATCCCTACTCTCACTACTCTCATGCATAAACTCACTATTTTCATgcaaatcttcattttcaaatctatGTTCACTAACATAAACATCTTCATCGCAATCATCAACAAGGTTAACATAATTTACATTATCATCACGTAAGCAACCACCACTAATATCAACAACCTCACTATTTACAACATTATCACTTTTTTCAAAATTTTTCTACCTTGAAACCTAACAAACATCTTATCCATAACTACAATAAGAAAAAAGCAAGAAATTGAGCTTACTAAATGTAATTAGTGAGTAAGGATGAACAAAACCAAGAATTCCCCCAAATTTGCTCTCTAATTTGACAAATGCTGCACAAAAAAAAGTGTGATCATTTTAAGGTTATAAACTGCAAGTACAGTTGTTCCGCTAATTACATTTTATCCATAACCAAGTACAGTTGTTCCGCTAATATTATTCGCGGAAGGGAAAGAGGCTCCGCGCAAAAAAAGCGCGGAAGGAGTCACGTTCCGC
This window contains:
- the LOC141674476 gene encoding protein FAR1-RELATED SEQUENCE 5-like, with protein sequence MPFVPFTGVNHHYQSVLFGFVLMRDELKTTFEWVFGTWLEVVEGKAHLAIITDQDQAMVGEIQSQLPNMTHLLCLWHISNKFPEKLSTYYAKEEFKGDFNNCIYHSLTEEIFEDRWKALILKYKLEDNTWLQGLYNLKHKWIDAYTRNIFFAGQKTTSRSEGMNAFFDAYVGSCMGLKEFVEGAQKALERQFMREKEEDYNTHHKICYMRLKTALEQHAASIYTKDMFKKFQDQLVEAAKYFMEKDRDRSFEDVEDTYYKCYRPLMVESKRTTYLVTFYKLSFRGSCICRMFEHSGMSCRHIIIVLTKRMDNILPGPVSQDIIFDNSYHVSLDVWEGHERSPLECYCGNRNMRMWVLSDAQKDLLHSIGFGVFANPGVVLQNDVRLVTTLVEGWRPETNTFFMRHGK